One Streptomyces sp. SAI-135 DNA segment encodes these proteins:
- a CDS encoding helix-turn-helix domain-containing protein encodes MPVTAHGLPETTASADPGPPPGLVVVGRYDELPGYTMHRPGGADSWLFTWTVHGRGTLRQGRTETVADAGDLVVLAPGTPHRYGVRQGAEHWEFWWAHCAARPSWTAWLKPYGRGDGLYVITPARPGPPGAPDSVDRADPADGGPHARIDAAFRRMLADARWTGTGTPPAPAAPGDRVAVAVAVAHGSTARELALGALEEVVLLAAGSAHATRTGTGIDPRVQRAQELIAADPGAPHTVRSLAGQVSLSPSRFAHLFTRQLGRSPMRALREARLQHAARLLESTDLSVERVAAASGFASPFHFNRVFRDRYGTPPGAYRAAGPMVGP; translated from the coding sequence ATGCCCGTGACCGCCCACGGATTGCCCGAGACGACTGCGTCCGCGGACCCCGGGCCACCGCCGGGTCTCGTGGTCGTCGGCCGCTACGACGAACTCCCGGGCTACACCATGCACCGACCGGGCGGCGCCGACAGCTGGCTGTTCACCTGGACGGTGCACGGCCGGGGCACCCTGCGCCAGGGACGGACCGAGACCGTCGCGGACGCCGGGGACCTGGTGGTGCTCGCCCCCGGCACCCCGCACCGCTACGGCGTCCGACAGGGCGCCGAGCACTGGGAGTTCTGGTGGGCGCACTGCGCAGCCAGACCGTCCTGGACCGCCTGGCTGAAGCCGTACGGCAGGGGAGACGGTCTGTACGTCATCACCCCCGCCCGCCCTGGCCCCCCGGGCGCCCCGGATTCCGTGGACCGCGCGGATCCCGCCGACGGCGGGCCGCACGCCCGGATCGATGCCGCCTTTCGCCGGATGCTCGCCGACGCCCGCTGGACCGGTACGGGCACCCCGCCCGCCCCGGCCGCGCCCGGCGACCGCGTCGCCGTCGCCGTCGCCGTGGCGCACGGCAGCACCGCACGCGAACTCGCCCTGGGCGCACTGGAGGAGGTCGTCCTGCTCGCCGCCGGCTCCGCGCACGCGACCCGGACCGGGACCGGGATCGACCCCCGGGTCCAGCGCGCGCAGGAGCTGATCGCGGCGGACCCCGGCGCCCCGCACACGGTCCGGTCGCTCGCCGGGCAGGTCTCGCTGTCACCGTCCCGGTTCGCCCACCTCTTCACCCGGCAGCTCGGCCGCTCGCCCATGCGGGCGCTGCGCGAGGCCCGGCTGCAACACGCCGCCCGGCTGCTGGAGAGCACCGACCTGTCCGTGGAACGTGTCGCGGCCGCTTCGGGTTTCGCCAGCCCCTTCCACTTCAACCGCGTCTTCCGCGACCGCTACGGCACACCGCCCGGGGCCTACCGGGCCGCGGGCCCAATGGTTGGACCATGA